The Legionella spiritensis DNA segment GTATCCAGGAAAACAAACCGGTTACTCCGGCTTTCCTGCTTGCCGTCATGCTTTGGTTCCCGCTCCAGGCGCTTGCAGCCGAGTTACGCAAGGAAGAGAATCTACCGCCCTTGCCCGCACTTGAGAAAGCGATGAGTCAGGTCATCACCACTCAAAACCAGGTGATAGCCATACCCAAGCGATACACCCAGATTATGCGCGAAATGTGGGTGTTGCAATTTCGTTTTCCAAAACGTTACGGCGGCCGAGCCAATAATTTATTGCAACACCCACGATTTCGCGCAGCTTACGATTTTCTGGCCTTGCGTGCCCTGGCTGGTGACGAATCCATGGAACTCGCACAATGGTGGACAACTTTTCAAGATGTCGATGAACAGGAACAGGCTAATATGGTAGCGGCCATTGCTCCACCGCCTCCCCGGAAACCCAGAAGGCGAAAGAAACCGAAAGCCGCTTCTTCATGACTGATGTTTATCTGGCTCTGGGGAGCAATCTCCGCTCCCCGCAACGACAAATACGCCATGCGATAAATGCCATAAGGTTGCTTCCTCAAACACGTGTCGTCAAGACCGCCTCTTTTTATCATAACGAGGCGTGGGGCAGAAAAACCCAACCGAAATTTTGCAATACCGTCGTTGCCATTCAGACAAAATTGCCCCCTCAGCGGCTATTGCAACTTTGTCATCGGATAGAAACGCATCAGGGACGCTGCCGCCGAGTGCGTTGGGGAGCACGAACCGTTGATATCGATCTTTTGCTCTATGGCGATTTATTCATCAATACCATGCAATTACAGGTACCGCATCCGGGTATATGCTACCGGGATTTTGTCTATATTCCTTTACTTGAAATCGCGCCTCAGGTAGCATTGCCGAACGGACGTTTGCTTGCTTCGGAAGTTAATGTCGCCAATCAGAGTTATACTTTTCATAAAGAGTAAACTAAAATTCCAGTATCAGTTCCATTGTTCATTACAGGTTGGGCTGCCAGATTGGCAATCCGGCATGGATGTGGCGAAATTATTTAAACGTTTTGCCCGGGTACTTAACAAACGCAAGGGAATTCAATCGTGTACACCAATATACTGCATGCCACCGATTTAAAAGAGAATCATTTCAGAACCTGTGAACAAGCCGCTGATATCGCAAGCCGTTTTGGAGCGACCCTGCACCTGCTTCACGTGATTGAACCGCCGGCATCATTGCAGTTGGCACAAGGCCTTGGTTTTGCAGAACTGGCCACTCCTGTTAAAGACGACGCCAAAACGGTCATGAATGTTCTGGGTGACGCCTTGAATATTCCTGTAGAAAGACAGCATGTTGAGGTAGGCTCTGTCAAATTAATCATTCTCAGCAAAGTCAGGGAACTGGATTGCGACTTGATTATTATCGGCAGTCATGCGCCCAATCATCTGCCCGCTTTTCTGGGAAGCACAGCAAATGCCATCGTTCACCACGCGACTTGTGACGTGTTAACCTTACGAACAAAATAATGACGCGTTATGAATGGACATGAGCAGGACGCACTCTGGCAATCCTTACAGGAAAAGGTCGAGTTTTTAACGAGTCCGACGTCGTATCTTGAAGAGTGCACAACAGTGGAAAGTATTGAAACTCATATGTCCTGGGTCTTTCTAACCAACAATCACGCTTACAAGCTTAAAAAACCCGTTTTACTGCCCTATATGAATATGATCAGCTTGCAACAACGGCATTTGGCTTGCTTGCGAGAACTGAAACTGAATCAGTTTCTGGCAGCGGATATCTATCGAGACGTTGTTCCCTTAATAGAAGGGAAACCACACCAGTTTTACCCTGTTGGCAGTTTTGCAAAAGGAAAAACAGCGGAATGGATGGTGAAAATGCAGCGCTTTCCCCGTGAAAAAACACTCGATCAAGCCATTATCAACAACCGCATTGATAACAATTTACTGGAAAAATCGGCCTCTATGTTAACCGGTTTTTATCAGCAATCCACTCCTGCCTCAGTAAAACCCGAAACATTTTTACACCGTCTGGAACAATCCCTTTTGGAAAACAAAAAAACGCTGAGTCAACCCGGGTACGGACTTGAACCATTTCTGGTTGAAGAAATATACCGTGCTCAGAAAAACCGGCTAAAAGAGCTGTCAAATGATATCCTCACGCGGGTAAGGAGAGGAAAAATTATTGAATGTCACGGCGATTTACGGCCGGAACATATATGCCTTGCCTCACCACCTGTCATTATCGACAGACTGGAATTCAGCCTGGATTTACGCATGATGGATCCGGTTGAGGAACTGGCCTATTTATTTATTGAATGTGACTTGCTGGGGCGCCCGGATATCGGTGATTTTTTTTGCGACACCTATCAAAAGGCGTCACAGGATGTTTTTTCATCCGATCTATTTTTATTTTATAAAAGCTGCCGCGCCAGTCTACGGGCAAAACTATCCATATGGCACATTGAGGATCCAAGAACCCACGATTCAGACAAGTGGCATGAAAAAGTCCGTAAATATTTCGATTATTCCACAATTATTTGCCATTGATAGCAAGACGTCTTCCCGAATACTCCTGTAATAAATCTACAATGGAACCGCCAGCATGTAATTGTCTTACAGCTTCTGAAAACAACAGGGTTGCGTCGAGAACAACCACTTTATCCAAAAGATGCTTATCCAGTCGAAAAGGAGGTATTGTATTGGTAATAATAATTTGATCGAGATCATCATTGGCAAGAATCTCATTGGCCTTGCCTACAAAAATACCATGGGTGGCACAGGCCAGAATTTTACGAGCACCTTGCTTATGCAAAGCTTCAACCGCAAGCTCTATCGTACTTCCGGTGCTAATCAAATCATCAATAATAACAGCGGTACGATCTCGCACGGAACCGATAATTTCCTGCCGCGAGCTTACCACGCCGGAGCTTCTTTTTTTATCGAGAAAAGCCTTGCCTATCTCTCGTCCGGTAAGCTCACCAAGCGTTTCTCGCAATTGTTCCGCACGTTTTACACCTCCAACATCCGGGGAAACAACAACAATGTCTTCGCCAGCCAATTGCTTGACAAGATAGGGCGCAAACAAAACCCGGGCTTCCAGGTGATCCGTCGGGATCCGAAACGCGTTTTGAAATGCGGACAAATTATGAATATCCATAGTAAGGACGGCATTGGCACCGGCTGCCTCCAGCAGTTGCGCCATATACTTCATGGTTACCGGATCCCTGTCCTTTGTTTTTCTATCCTTACGCGCGTATGCAAAATAAGGGATAACCGCCGTAATTTGTTGTGCACAAGCGTCTTTCAGAGCACCAATAAAAAACAACAAACGGCATAATTTATCATTGACGCTTTGTTCATCATCACTATAAAGCGATTGCACCACGAAGACATGACGCCCACGTACATTCACAAGTGATCGTGTCTTATGCTCGCCATCCTCAAAATCCGTCTCCTCGTGGCCAGCAAGACATATCTCGGGAAAATGACTGGTGATTTTCTCGCCCCATTCCCGGGAGGCATTCAAGGCAAATAGTTGAATATCCATAAAAACCTCGTTAGTAAACACGTCCTCGCGCCTTGTCAGGAACAAATATCGCCTGACTTAAATGATTGAGGTACCAGTCGAGTGGATAAATCAGCATGCGCGGCCAAAAAACGTTCTCTTATTACCGGATCATGGGCAGGATATAACATATCATTTCCTGACACCGATAAAACGCGTCCGCCCGCTTCTGAAAGTATCATTTCCGGCCCACATAAATCCCATAAATGACAGCGTCTCGAGAAATTACAGTAAAGATCGGCCTTACCCGCCGCAATCAAAGCCAGCTTAAGCCCCAAAGAGCCGTATTTTATCGTTTGAGTGATCCCAAGCTTTCCGGCGAATTCCTCCACCTCCTGGCTCCAGTGGCTGTGGGATTGAATCAGAATAGCCTGTTCAATGTCTGTAACCACTCGTACCTTGAGACGAGTCGTTTCACCCGACACAACACGAAATGCTCCGCAACCATGAACCGCAAAATAAAGACAATCCGTATCCGGTTGAAAAACCACGCCAAGCCGGGGACGCCCCTGAATGGCAAGTCCCACCATAACAGACCAGTCTTCCCGACCGGCTATAAATTCCCTGGTACCATCAATGGGATCCAGAAACCAGACACGATGCCGGGCATCGACGGCACCGACAACAGGCGCCTCTTCCGAAACGATGGTATCGTTACCAAAAACCCGCGCTATACCTTGTAATAACAACGTATTGGCGGCCAGGTCGGCCTCCGTTACCGGGCCATGATGGTTTTCCTTTTCGCGAACGTCATAACCCTTTGACCGAATCTCTTGCGCAACACTGCCTGCTTCACGACAAAGAGCGATAGCAAGATCCAGTTCCTGTTGCAAGGGATTTGCGACCCCAAATGAATTTTGTTCACTCACTCGCTTCAACCTCCGGATTGTTATCATGCAGCCAATACATCTCATGGCGACACGCCCTAAAGGATTGCATAATAATTCAAGAATAAAAATAGTATAGTAAAATGAATGCCGGGAACATGATACAGGGATTTCCCGTATGTGGCGCGTGGCTTGATTGTCTCAATGGTTACGCCTGATCACCGGCTTCTATACGTTATATAATTCATCTATACTTGGTTTTGTGAATAAGACTATCTATGCACCGAACCCAACAGGTCAACCGAACAAAACGAAATGGAAAGAGCTTACGATGATGCGATCTATCCTGATACTTTATACCGCTTTGCTAACGATTATTTATCCTGCCCACGGTACAACGACAACAGCTTCGCATTCCATTGCCGGCCTTCATCTGGATTGGCGGGATCCCAAAATCTTACCCGGCGAGAATTTCTATACCTACGCCAACGGAGAATGGCAAAAACAAAATCCCATTCCGCCTGAATACCCCAGTTGGAGCAGCTTCAATGTATTACAGGAAAAAGTTCAGAAGATCATTCATCAACTGATGATCAACGCTGCAAATGACCAACAGGCGAAGCCTGGAAGCATCGAACGAAAAGTGGGTGATTTTTATTTCAGCGGCATGGATGAAAAAACGATTAATCAGCAGGGTGTAAAACCCCTGCAACCGGTGTTCGCCCGTATTGCCGCTATAAAAAACAAGCGGGATTTGCAACAAACCATTCCTTATCTGCAAAAAATTGGCGTCGATGTTCTTTTTGATTTTTCCAGCATGCAGGACTTCAAGGACAGTACCCGCATGATAGGCATCCTGTCCCAGGGCGGTCTTGGTTTGCCTGATCGCGATTAT contains these protein-coding regions:
- the folK gene encoding 2-amino-4-hydroxy-6-hydroxymethyldihydropteridine diphosphokinase, coding for MTDVYLALGSNLRSPQRQIRHAINAIRLLPQTRVVKTASFYHNEAWGRKTQPKFCNTVVAIQTKLPPQRLLQLCHRIETHQGRCRRVRWGARTVDIDLLLYGDLFINTMQLQVPHPGICYRDFVYIPLLEIAPQVALPNGRLLASEVNVANQSYTFHKE
- a CDS encoding universal stress protein; translated protein: MYTNILHATDLKENHFRTCEQAADIASRFGATLHLLHVIEPPASLQLAQGLGFAELATPVKDDAKTVMNVLGDALNIPVERQHVEVGSVKLIILSKVRELDCDLIIIGSHAPNHLPAFLGSTANAIVHHATCDVLTLRTK
- a CDS encoding phosphotransferase, translated to MNGHEQDALWQSLQEKVEFLTSPTSYLEECTTVESIETHMSWVFLTNNHAYKLKKPVLLPYMNMISLQQRHLACLRELKLNQFLAADIYRDVVPLIEGKPHQFYPVGSFAKGKTAEWMVKMQRFPREKTLDQAIINNRIDNNLLEKSASMLTGFYQQSTPASVKPETFLHRLEQSLLENKKTLSQPGYGLEPFLVEEIYRAQKNRLKELSNDILTRVRRGKIIECHGDLRPEHICLASPPVIIDRLEFSLDLRMMDPVEELAYLFIECDLLGRPDIGDFFCDTYQKASQDVFSSDLFLFYKSCRASLRAKLSIWHIEDPRTHDSDKWHEKVRKYFDYSTIICH
- a CDS encoding ribose-phosphate diphosphokinase, which encodes MDIQLFALNASREWGEKITSHFPEICLAGHEETDFEDGEHKTRSLVNVRGRHVFVVQSLYSDDEQSVNDKLCRLLFFIGALKDACAQQITAVIPYFAYARKDRKTKDRDPVTMKYMAQLLEAAGANAVLTMDIHNLSAFQNAFRIPTDHLEARVLFAPYLVKQLAGEDIVVVSPDVGGVKRAEQLRETLGELTGREIGKAFLDKKRSSGVVSSRQEIIGSVRDRTAVIIDDLISTGSTIELAVEALHKQGARKILACATHGIFVGKANEILANDDLDQIIITNTIPPFRLDKHLLDKVVVLDATLLFSEAVRQLHAGGSIVDLLQEYSGRRLAINGK
- a CDS encoding 3'(2'),5'-bisphosphate nucleotidase CysQ family protein, encoding MSEQNSFGVANPLQQELDLAIALCREAGSVAQEIRSKGYDVREKENHHGPVTEADLAANTLLLQGIARVFGNDTIVSEEAPVVGAVDARHRVWFLDPIDGTREFIAGREDWSVMVGLAIQGRPRLGVVFQPDTDCLYFAVHGCGAFRVVSGETTRLKVRVVTDIEQAILIQSHSHWSQEVEEFAGKLGITQTIKYGSLGLKLALIAAGKADLYCNFSRRCHLWDLCGPEMILSEAGGRVLSVSGNDMLYPAHDPVIRERFLAAHADLSTRLVPQSFKSGDICS